The following are from one region of the Myotis daubentonii chromosome 2, mMyoDau2.1, whole genome shotgun sequence genome:
- the LOC132226338 gene encoding small integral membrane protein 15-like codes for MLDTKAWAERAVEWAAKDPDGFLTTVVSALTPLFLASAVLSWKLAKMTEARGKEQKKTQKRQENIAKTKRLKKD; via the coding sequence ATGCTTGACACAAAGGCTTGGGCTGAGCGCGCTGTGGAATGGGCTGCAAAGGACCCAGATGGCTTCCTTACAACAGTTGTTTCGGCCCTTACTCCACTGTTTCTAGCAAGCGCTGTACTGTCTTGGAAGCTGGCCAAGATGACCGAGGCCAGGggaaaggagcaaaagaaaacacaaaaacgcCAAGAAAATATTGCAAAAACGAAACGACTGAAAAAGGACTGA